One window of the Leptospira montravelensis genome contains the following:
- the vapB gene encoding type II toxin-antitoxin system antitoxin VapB, with product MNRAKLFKNGDSQAVRLPKEFRFKGKEVYIRKDGNCVIISPIDDAVDRLWKSLNDFSDDFNIERNQPKTFDKRNTI from the coding sequence ATGAATCGTGCTAAATTATTTAAGAACGGTGATAGCCAAGCTGTTAGACTTCCAAAAGAATTTCGATTTAAAGGAAAGGAAGTCTACATCAGAAAAGACGGGAACTGTGTCATCATATCCCCGATCGATGATGCTGTTGATAGACTATGGAAATCACTAAATGATTTTTCCGATGATTTTAACATTGAAAGAAATCAACCGAAAACTTTTGATAAGCGAAATACGATATGA